The following is a genomic window from Clostridium fungisolvens.
CAAATTTACTTACATTGATATTTCCTTTTTCATCGCATTGGGCTAGTCCTAAAAATGCTACATCTAAGCCTCCACCATCGTAAAAGTCAAACTGAGAGGATTGATCTATTATACTATCTGGATTAATCGCTGCTCCAAAGCTTAGACCACCAGCTGGTATTCCTCCAATTGGCCCCGACTCAATTGTAAGTCTCAAGGTATTACCTATATTTTCTTCATTTGCAACCATAGAAATACCCTCTGGCATTCCGATTCCTAAATTTGCAATTGCATTTGGCACAAGCTCCATAGCACAACGTCTAGCTATTATTTTTCTTTCATCCATCGGAAGACATTTTATAGAATTTGCTGGCATTTTTATTTCTCCACAGAAAGCCGGATTAAAAGCTTCTGCAAAGGTCTGCATGTGATCTTCTGCATTGGCTACAACCACAGCATCTACAAGTATTCCTGGAATCTTTACAAGTCTTGGATCTAAATTTCCTTTTGATACTATCTTTTCAACCTGAAGGATAACCTTTCCACCAGAATTTTTTGCTGCCTGAGCCATTGAAAGTCCATCAAGCGTAGCAGCTTCTTTTTGAAGACTGGCATTCCCTTCCTCATCTGCGTAAGTAGCCCTAATTATTGCTACATTTATAGGAAAAGCTTTATAGTAAAGATACTCTTTATCGTCAATCTCGATAACCTTTACAATATCTTCAGTAGTAAAATCATTTAATTTTCCGCCTTCAACCCTTGGATCTACAAAAGTTTTCAAACCAACATGAGTAATTGTTCCTGGCTTTCCTGCTGCAATATCTCTGTAGAGACTTGATATTACTCCTTGAGGAAGATTATAAGCTTTTATCTTATTCTTAATTGCTAGCTCTTGAACCTTAGGAGCCAGCCCCCAATGTCCTCCTATTACTCTAGAAAGAAGACCTTCTTGTCCTAAATGATTTAAGCCTTTTTCTTTCCCATCTCCTTGACCTGCTGCATAAACAAGAGTTAAGTTATTTGGAGCACCTTTCTCTAGATAAATTTCTTTAAGCTTCTTCGTAACTCCCTCAGGGTGTCCAATACCTATAAAGCCGCCTACTGCCACTGTGTCTCCATTTTTTATTAAGGAGATTGCTTGTTCCGCCAACATTACCTTGCTCATATTTTCTCCTCCTTTTCATATACTCCATAAAGTAAAAGTGTAATATTTATTAATAAGTTCGCTTTCACTTATTTATATAGCAACATTCATGCCAAAGCTTCAGAGATAAAATAAACGTAAATAAAGGGTCTTATCTGCTTTAAAGGTATACAAATCTTATAAAACTCAAATTTTATGTTCACATTTCCGTACATTAATTTAAGTAAACATTTACATAGTGTGCGTTCTTCCGAACAATTATAATAAATAAAAAAAGTAGTTGTACGAATCTCCGTACAACTACTTCTCTATTTTATATTTTTCTATTTTTTCGTACAAACTAGTACGACCTATATCTAAAATTTTTGCTGCTTTTGTTTTATTTCCATCTGCTGCTCTAAGTGCAAGAATAATAGCATTCTTTTCACTTTCTTCTAAGATGTCCTGAAGCTTTTTAGGAATTATTGATGTTTTTTTACCTGTAATTTCTTTAGGTAAATCATCTACACCAATTACATCACTATCTCCCATAATATTAATTGCTCTCTCTAACATATTTTCTAGTTCTCTAACATTACCTTTCCATTCATAGGTTTTAAGATATTGTTCAGCCTCTTTTGTCATTCCTTTAACCTTCTTATCTAAACTCACTGAAAGTTTTTTGATGAGATGATTAGATATAAGTATAATATCATTTCCTCTCTCTCTTAAAGGTGGTATTTCAATTGTTACAACATTGAGCCTGTAATATAGATCTTCACGAAACTTACCCTCAGAGACTAATCTTTCAAGATTTCTATTAGTAGCTGCAATTATCCTTATGTTAATCTTCCTGGTTGCAACTCCACCAATCTTTTCAACTTCTCTTTCTTGAATTACCCTTAGAAGTTTCACCTGCATATGAAGTGGCATATCTCCAATTTCATCTAAAAATATTGTACCTTCATTTGCGATTTCAAATTTTCCGATTTTCCCTTCTTTTCTTGCACCTGTAAAAGCCCCCGCTTCATATCCAAATAGTTCTGACTCAAGCAAATCACTTGGAATAGCTGCACAATTAACCTTAACAAAAGGCCCCTCATAACGACTACTCTCTGAATGTATAGCATGTGCAAAGATTTCCTTACCAGTGCCGCTTTCTCCTAAAATAAGTACATTTGAACTAGTATGAGCTGCTTTTTTCACTATAGCCTTAGCTGAGCAAATAGCCTCACTTTCACCTATAATGTTTTCAAGGGAGTAACTAGCTGTATTAAATTCCTTAAATCTTGATTTATAATTGGCTAATTCTTTTTCTATAGCACTTATCTTTTTGTAAAGACTATTTAGTTCTTTTACGTTTCTAAATAATACCTTTCCTACAACCCCAATAACCTCTCCATTTTTAATTATAGGTATTCTTGAGGCGATCATATAATTTCCTTTAATCCTGTGAAGCTGTGCTACTTCTTCTTTCCCTGTTTCAAGTACTATTGGCATTCTTGTATTCTCTATAACTTCAGTTACATGTTTACCTATTACATCTTCACTTTTTATTCCTAAAAAGTCCTTATATGCCTTACTCATCATGGTGATTATTCCATTCTTATCTATAATCACCATACCATCATAAGCTGTCTCAATTACAGTATTTAATATTTCACTACTGTTTTTCTCTTCATCAAGCTTATGAAGAAGTTCATTGTAATTGGTTATATTATTGAAAATCAGTATTGTTCCCTCTAAATTTTCACCATTATATATAGGTATAACATTTAATATTAAACTTAATTCATTAATAACTATAGGCTTTTTAACTTCTTCTTTTTTAGTTGATAGAAAATAAGACAGTTCCGAATCCTGTATTAATTTATTAATATCCTTACCCAAACTACTTTTGCAATCTAAACCGAAAAGAATACTAGCTGATTCATTGATAAAGAATATTTTGTTACTATTATCAACTATAATTATTTCATTAAATATATTATCTAGTATTATTTTCATTTCATTAAAATTACTCAAGGATAATGATTCTTTCATCATACTAGTACCTTCTTCCTTTTAAATTTTATGCTCTTAAATAGTCTCAAAAAAATATAATAAATGATATTTCCAAATTTTCACCATGCACAAATTATAGTACGATACCTTAGTTTTTCACTGTTGCTTATAATCTTACCTATATACAAAATATAGAAATAGTATAGCTTACACAATTTAAAATTACAATTTTTTATAAAAAATTTAACTTTCTTGTATATTTAGTGATACTAATATATCTCCTTCTTTCAGGTTTTAAGAAAAGCGAACTTTATGTAAAATTTGACTATCTACAAATACACCTCTATTTCATTTTACAATAATATATTTTATTGCAATAAAACAAAAGCCTACGCAATATGCATAGACTTTATAAATATATAATTATTTTGCGCGAACTTTGCTCTCGAACTTCCCTCTATGAGAACCATCGCAATGTGGTTTATTTTTTGATAAGCCACATCTACATAGATGAAATTCAGGATTAGTTCCCATACTTTTACCTTCACCATCAATTAATTCTACTTCACCTTTTACAATAAGTGGAGCGTCATCAAGTACTTGAATTTTAATATTTTCCATGGTTCTACTCCTCCTTTAGCTTATCATGTGTTCCATCACAATATGGAGGATTGCTAGTATGCTTACATCCGCATAAATAAGCCGTTCCATCTTTTTCAGCAGTAAATGCCAATGGTTCAAATGAAGTGCCTTGATGTGCTCCATTACAAAATGGTTGATTTGAACTTCTGCCACATGTACAATAATAATAAGTTTCACCCTTTTTAAGTTCAACAGGAATAGGTGATTTTTGTGCTATTATAGGTTTTTCCATAATTACCGCTCCTCTTTATTTTGTCTATTGATTTAGCTAATACTATTCATTTCAATATTATTATGTCAAGACATATATGTTATATACTTATATATACAACTTTATAAACAACTTTTTTGATTTTATAACAATTTTATGTGATAATCTATTCTTTTTACTATTGCATTGAACCTTTAACATATCCTTGAGATTCGCAATAGCATAAATACTTTAGCCTCTCTATCTTAAAATTAGAATTAGCCAATATTTCCGGCCAAGCTTTAATATAAGATATTATATTATTTTTCTCATCTAAGCCCAGGTTATCCCATGGCACCAAAGAAGGATGGGTTCTTCTCTTCTCCTCTAACTTATCACCATATTTCCACCCCTCATCTTTCTTTTGTAGCGACCAGCGCTTGTGTTCATATTCAGCTAAAATATCCAGTTCTCTTTCTGTAAATTCAATTATTTCTGGTTTTTCTTTAACAGACATTATATCGTAATTTATTTTATTTAAGGCATTAGGGATATATCTCACTCTATCACGAATAGAATTTTTAAATTCTTCATCAATATCCTCCCATGGCTGCATGCACGTTAAACCTGACTTAAGAGTATCTTTATAAATTTCTTTGTGAGTATGATAAAGGTCCATAGCAAGTTTCTCAATTTTCTCACTAAAAAATGCATCTTGCATTAGTAGACGTAAAAATTGTTCTGCATCAACATGAAGTATTAACTGTTCCTTTGATGGCAGATGCGATTGCTCCCACTTTTTTGCTCCA
Proteins encoded in this region:
- a CDS encoding acyl CoA:acetate/3-ketoacid CoA transferase, with amino-acid sequence MSKVMLAEQAISLIKNGDTVAVGGFIGIGHPEGVTKKLKEIYLEKGAPNNLTLVYAAGQGDGKEKGLNHLGQEGLLSRVIGGHWGLAPKVQELAIKNKIKAYNLPQGVISSLYRDIAAGKPGTITHVGLKTFVDPRVEGGKLNDFTTEDIVKVIEIDDKEYLYYKAFPINVAIIRATYADEEGNASLQKEAATLDGLSMAQAAKNSGGKVILQVEKIVSKGNLDPRLVKIPGILVDAVVVANAEDHMQTFAEAFNPAFCGEIKMPANSIKCLPMDERKIIARRCAMELVPNAIANLGIGMPEGISMVANEENIGNTLRLTIESGPIGGIPAGGLSFGAAINPDSIIDQSSQFDFYDGGGLDVAFLGLAQCDEKGNINVSKFGPKIAGCGGFINITQNAKKVVFCGTFTAGGLKINISDGKLIIDNEGKSKKFIKDVEQITFSGDYAREVNQSVLYITERAVFRLTSAGVELEEIAPGVNLEKDILDQMDFRPIISQNLKLMDERIFKDEIMNLK
- a CDS encoding sigma 54-interacting transcriptional regulator, producing MMKESLSLSNFNEMKIILDNIFNEIIIVDNSNKIFFINESASILFGLDCKSSLGKDINKLIQDSELSYFLSTKKEEVKKPIVINELSLILNVIPIYNGENLEGTILIFNNITNYNELLHKLDEEKNSSEILNTVIETAYDGMVIIDKNGIITMMSKAYKDFLGIKSEDVIGKHVTEVIENTRMPIVLETGKEEVAQLHRIKGNYMIASRIPIIKNGEVIGVVGKVLFRNVKELNSLYKKISAIEKELANYKSRFKEFNTASYSLENIIGESEAICSAKAIVKKAAHTSSNVLILGESGTGKEIFAHAIHSESSRYEGPFVKVNCAAIPSDLLESELFGYEAGAFTGARKEGKIGKFEIANEGTIFLDEIGDMPLHMQVKLLRVIQEREVEKIGGVATRKINIRIIAATNRNLERLVSEGKFREDLYYRLNVVTIEIPPLRERGNDIILISNHLIKKLSVSLDKKVKGMTKEAEQYLKTYEWKGNVRELENMLERAINIMGDSDVIGVDDLPKEITGKKTSIIPKKLQDILEESEKNAIILALRAADGNKTKAAKILDIGRTSLYEKIEKYKIEK
- a CDS encoding CDGSH iron-sulfur domain-containing protein, coding for MENIKIQVLDDAPLIVKGEVELIDGEGKSMGTNPEFHLCRCGLSKNKPHCDGSHRGKFESKVRAK
- a CDS encoding CDGSH iron-sulfur domain-containing protein, producing the protein MEKPIIAQKSPIPVELKKGETYYYCTCGRSSNQPFCNGAHQGTSFEPLAFTAEKDGTAYLCGCKHTSNPPYCDGTHDKLKEE